A genomic region of Catalinimonas niigatensis contains the following coding sequences:
- a CDS encoding porin, producing MKAKLFLIVFLSTVTFVHAQSDKWYDKIHFGGYMQVRYNKLFETNPDLACEQCDEAWGGEDGGLSLRRMRFKFYGQISPRVYFYLQPDLAKSVGETHEVARLKDAYIDLGLDPNNEFRLRIGQSKVPYGFENLQSSSNRLPLDRNDALNSGVKDERDLGIFFYWATSEKRELMKELKHDGLKHSGDFGVFAFGIYNGQTANHPDKNDKFHVVSRFSYPMEVGNQVIEAGIQAYSGKFVLMETSPDVETRDNLEYIDQRIAASFVLYPKPLGIQAEYTIGRGPEFEKTTNAIEVRDLEGGYITFSYLCHQWGQTIIPFSRLQYYDGGKKHELDARSYTVHEYELGIEWQPYKAFELVAMYTFCQRRFEDLAHRNNFQEGQLLRLQAQLNF from the coding sequence ATGAAAGCCAAGCTATTTTTAATCGTTTTTTTATCCACCGTAACTTTTGTTCACGCCCAAAGCGACAAATGGTATGATAAAATCCATTTTGGTGGATACATGCAGGTTCGCTATAACAAGCTGTTTGAAACCAATCCTGATTTGGCATGTGAACAATGTGATGAGGCCTGGGGCGGTGAAGACGGAGGGCTTTCATTGCGCAGAATGCGCTTCAAGTTTTATGGGCAGATTTCTCCCAGGGTTTACTTTTATCTACAGCCAGACTTGGCTAAATCAGTCGGGGAAACACATGAGGTGGCAAGGCTAAAAGATGCCTACATTGATTTAGGTTTAGACCCAAACAATGAATTTCGGCTGCGCATAGGACAGAGCAAAGTTCCCTACGGATTTGAAAACCTGCAATCCAGTAGCAATCGCCTTCCTCTGGACAGAAATGATGCCTTAAATAGCGGAGTGAAAGACGAAAGAGATTTGGGTATATTCTTTTACTGGGCGACCTCTGAGAAACGTGAACTGATGAAAGAACTCAAACATGATGGCCTTAAGCATTCCGGTGACTTCGGTGTTTTTGCCTTTGGTATTTACAATGGGCAAACCGCGAATCATCCTGATAAGAATGATAAATTTCATGTCGTATCCCGCTTTTCTTACCCTATGGAGGTTGGAAACCAGGTAATAGAGGCGGGCATTCAGGCCTATTCTGGAAAGTTTGTACTCATGGAAACCAGTCCGGATGTAGAGACCAGAGATAATTTAGAATACATTGACCAACGTATAGCTGCATCATTTGTGCTATACCCCAAACCTCTTGGAATACAGGCAGAATATACCATAGGCAGAGGGCCTGAGTTTGAAAAAACTACCAATGCTATTGAAGTGCGGGATCTTGAGGGTGGTTATATTACTTTTTCTTACCTGTGCCATCAATGGGGACAGACGATCATTCCATTTAGCCGCTTACAGTATTACGATGGTGGAAAAAAACATGAGCTTGATGCAAGGAGTTATACCGTCCATGAGTATGAATTGGGTATAGAATGGCAGCCTTACAAAGCCTTTGAACTCGTGGCAATGTATACCTTTTGTCAAAGAAGATTCGAAGACTTAGCGCACCGAAACAACTTTCAGGAAGGACAACTCTTACGCTTACAGGCTCAGTTGAACTTTTAA
- a CDS encoding ATP-grasp domain-containing protein — MAQCFALLGWSLPVIESMQKLNKPYVVVSFPDFESYAQENNIPFVPYQFDEWSDTSNSIDLAEKLKPFNADVAVPLFEETVEWAGALNSIYRDDPRVMNRAFLFRNKAMMKRKALIGGLKVGFFEEVHSREQVREFMKRLNQANLQVPGDEDSWVHLKPFAAAGTVGHRLLRSMSDIDQKVQDSDFPCMAESHLSGREFSCEAFIHKGKIRFLNITEYVKLGYSNFVPEGNYLESKRDLIHKHVQKLVDIFGIEYGMIHPEWFLTEEDEMNFGEVACRIPGGHILELASKAYDFDALAAFVLCHDPNASEEELDAIFPPKGYKPEIYYGNVMIYPRQNSISKLEIPNELTEEPYFIDHNLVPPLSTQKINSREGFGNHFGSINFSGEDPDRMTELLKHYENVDFYL; from the coding sequence ATGGCACAATGTTTCGCACTTTTAGGTTGGAGTTTACCGGTCATCGAGAGTATGCAAAAACTCAACAAACCCTATGTAGTGGTTTCTTTTCCCGATTTTGAATCTTATGCTCAGGAGAATAATATTCCTTTTGTTCCCTATCAGTTTGATGAATGGAGTGATACTTCCAATTCTATTGACCTGGCTGAGAAATTAAAGCCTTTCAATGCAGATGTAGCAGTACCGCTCTTCGAAGAAACCGTGGAGTGGGCAGGGGCACTCAATTCCATATACCGTGATGATCCTCGGGTAATGAACCGGGCTTTTCTCTTCCGTAATAAAGCTATGATGAAGCGTAAGGCCTTAATTGGTGGCCTCAAAGTAGGCTTTTTTGAAGAAGTACATAGTCGGGAGCAGGTACGTGAATTTATGAAAAGACTTAACCAGGCTAACCTGCAGGTACCAGGTGATGAAGATAGCTGGGTACATCTTAAGCCCTTCGCTGCTGCCGGAACGGTAGGTCACCGCCTGCTACGCTCCATGAGCGATATAGATCAAAAAGTACAGGATAGCGACTTCCCCTGTATGGCAGAAAGCCATCTGAGTGGACGTGAATTCTCTTGTGAAGCTTTTATTCATAAAGGAAAAATCAGATTTCTCAACATTACTGAGTATGTCAAGTTAGGATACTCCAACTTCGTACCGGAAGGAAACTATCTGGAAAGCAAACGCGATCTGATCCACAAGCATGTGCAAAAACTGGTAGATATCTTCGGCATAGAATATGGCATGATTCACCCCGAGTGGTTTTTGACGGAGGAGGATGAAATGAATTTCGGAGAGGTAGCCTGCCGTATTCCCGGAGGGCACATTCTGGAATTGGCATCTAAAGCTTATGACTTTGATGCTCTGGCCGCTTTCGTCTTATGTCATGATCCAAATGCCAGTGAAGAAGAACTGGATGCCATATTTCCTCCCAAAGGTTATAAGCCCGAGATTTATTACGGTAATGTAATGATTTATCCTCGCCAGAATAGCATTTCCAAACTGGAAATCCCCAATGAGTTGACAGAAGAACCCTATTTTATTGATCATAATCTGGTGCCTCCATTAAGTACGCAGAAGATCAATTCCAGAGAAGGTTTTGGCAACCACTTCGGCAGCATTAATTTTAGCGGGGAAGATCCTGACCGTATGACTGAATTACTTAAGCACTACGAAAACGTAGACTTTTATTTATAA
- the alr gene encoding alanine racemase, which yields MVKHSSRILLNQAALKNNINFIKKKTGPDVRFSSVVKANAYGHGIRQFVPMAEACGVRHFSVASAFEAEEVLESLTQDSGIMIMGILYEEDIPWAIEHGIEFYIYNFDRLPKTLEAAKKLNKKAKVHLEVETGANRTGLQEEEFPKALEFLKKNQDYLTFEGLCTHFGGAESLSNQFKIDRQHERYKAFLKQCKAKGLQPHYRHIACSAAALAMKDTVYDMVRVGVAQYGFWPSPDIYFKHLQEVDKTTDKPLKRIFTWKTDIMDIRHVKAGEFIGYGTAYQATHDMEVAVMPLGYSNGYPRALSNRGHVLIGGKKGPIVGLINMNLFMVDITHIPGTQVGDEVVLVGRQKNNVINVQSFTNFTQLVNNEMLSRLPAAIPREVVK from the coding sequence ATGGTAAAACACTCTTCAAGAATATTACTCAATCAGGCTGCCCTAAAAAATAATATCAATTTCATCAAAAAGAAAACCGGACCTGATGTCCGGTTTTCTTCCGTAGTTAAAGCCAACGCCTACGGCCACGGTATTCGCCAGTTTGTGCCTATGGCAGAAGCCTGTGGCGTACGTCACTTTTCAGTAGCCTCTGCCTTTGAGGCAGAAGAAGTGCTGGAAAGTCTAACTCAGGATTCAGGAATCATGATCATGGGAATTCTTTATGAAGAGGATATTCCCTGGGCTATTGAACATGGCATTGAGTTTTATATCTATAACTTTGACCGTCTGCCCAAGACCTTAGAAGCTGCCAAAAAACTTAATAAAAAAGCCAAAGTACATCTGGAAGTAGAAACCGGTGCCAATCGTACCGGTCTTCAGGAAGAGGAATTTCCAAAGGCATTGGAGTTCCTGAAGAAGAATCAGGACTACCTGACCTTTGAAGGGCTTTGCACACATTTTGGCGGAGCAGAGAGTCTTTCTAATCAATTCAAAATTGACCGGCAGCATGAGCGTTACAAAGCGTTTTTGAAGCAATGCAAAGCAAAAGGCCTACAACCCCACTATCGGCATATTGCCTGCTCGGCAGCGGCGCTGGCGATGAAAGATACAGTTTATGATATGGTGAGGGTGGGGGTAGCACAGTATGGCTTCTGGCCCAGCCCCGATATCTATTTCAAGCATTTGCAGGAAGTGGATAAAACAACTGACAAGCCCCTTAAGCGCATTTTTACCTGGAAAACGGATATTATGGACATTCGCCACGTCAAAGCCGGAGAGTTTATTGGCTATGGCACAGCCTATCAGGCCACCCATGATATGGAAGTAGCAGTGATGCCTTTGGGTTATTCCAATGGTTACCCGCGAGCGCTCTCCAACCGAGGGCATGTGCTGATTGGGGGCAAAAAAGGGCCTATCGTTGGGCTGATCAATATGAACCTTTTTATGGTAGACATTACACATATCCCTGGCACTCAGGTAGGTGATGAAGTAGTGCTGGTAGGCCGACAGAAGAACAATGTCATCAATGTACAGTCCTTTACAAATTTCACCCAGTTGGTAAACAATGAAATGCTGAGCCGACTACCTGCCGCTATTCCCCGGGAAGTGGTAAAGTAG
- a CDS encoding zinc-dependent alcohol dehydrogenase, whose translation MKALVYHKPKDVKVDTIPDPIIKDSRDAIIRVTATAICGSDLHIYNGLIPDKQKFVVGHEFMGIVEETGTDVQNLKRGDRVVVPFPIACGQCYFCQQQELHTHCENSNPEFYGPEGDLTKGKGGGLFGYTSMYGGYDGGQAEYARVPYADFGPRKVPDELTDEQVLFLTDIFPTGYSAIDWANLQGGETVVVFGCGPVGIMAQKSAWLRGAGRVIGVDIQPYRLEKAKQAAGSEVINATEQNVAEVVRSMTEGRGADVCVDAVGMEADRSLLKKVTSTLGGQVGSAKVLEDCFDAVRRGGMVTTTGVYASYHNNFPLGKFFDKGLGLRGGQAPVQRHIDYLMEVVRDGKVKLDDIITHRLPLSEAEHGYKIFNEKEDNCVKVVLKP comes from the coding sequence ATGAAAGCTCTTGTATATCACAAGCCTAAGGATGTGAAAGTGGACACTATCCCCGATCCTATCATCAAAGATTCACGCGATGCCATTATACGCGTAACTGCCACAGCAATTTGTGGCTCAGACCTTCACATCTACAACGGTTTAATTCCCGATAAACAAAAATTTGTAGTAGGCCATGAGTTCATGGGCATTGTAGAGGAAACCGGTACCGACGTGCAAAATCTGAAACGCGGCGACAGGGTAGTGGTTCCTTTTCCTATTGCGTGCGGACAGTGCTATTTTTGCCAGCAACAGGAATTGCATACCCATTGTGAGAATTCCAATCCTGAATTTTATGGCCCGGAAGGAGACCTTACCAAAGGAAAAGGAGGAGGACTTTTTGGCTATACCAGTATGTATGGCGGCTATGACGGCGGACAGGCAGAATATGCCCGCGTCCCCTATGCAGATTTTGGTCCTCGTAAGGTGCCTGATGAACTAACCGATGAGCAGGTACTCTTCCTGACAGATATCTTTCCTACCGGCTATTCAGCCATTGACTGGGCTAACCTTCAGGGAGGCGAAACGGTAGTGGTATTTGGTTGTGGTCCGGTGGGTATCATGGCTCAAAAATCAGCCTGGCTCCGTGGTGCCGGACGTGTAATCGGCGTGGATATTCAGCCCTATCGTCTGGAAAAGGCAAAGCAGGCGGCAGGAAGTGAAGTGATCAACGCGACCGAACAGAATGTGGCCGAAGTGGTAAGAAGTATGACCGAAGGACGTGGCGCTGATGTGTGTGTAGATGCCGTAGGCATGGAAGCCGATCGTTCATTACTCAAAAAAGTAACTAGTACTTTAGGCGGGCAGGTAGGCTCAGCCAAAGTGTTGGAAGACTGTTTTGATGCCGTAAGGCGAGGTGGTATGGTAACCACTACCGGCGTATATGCCTCTTATCATAACAACTTTCCTTTGGGCAAATTTTTTGACAAAGGACTGGGTCTACGAGGCGGACAGGCACCGGTACAGCGTCACATTGATTATCTGATGGAAGTAGTAAGAGATGGAAAAGTAAAGCTGGACGATATCATTACCCACCGTCTGCCGCTGAGCGAAGCTGAACATGGCTATAAAATCTTCAATGAAAAAGAAGACAACTGTGTGAAGGTAGTGCTCAAGCCTTAA
- a CDS encoding cupin domain-containing protein, with protein MADTTIKKIDSSHSPEMKHGEKILASGKSVAMRMWEDEAPNKSKPEMSRPYETVGYVLKGKAELHSEGQVVTLEKGDSYLVPKDAKHTYKILETFSAVEATAPPSQVHGREE; from the coding sequence ATGGCAGATACAACCATCAAAAAAATAGACTCCAGCCATTCGCCGGAGATGAAGCATGGAGAGAAAATTTTAGCGTCCGGAAAAAGTGTAGCGATGCGTATGTGGGAGGATGAGGCTCCTAACAAAAGCAAACCGGAAATGAGTCGCCCTTACGAAACGGTAGGTTATGTGCTGAAAGGGAAGGCAGAGTTGCATTCCGAAGGACAGGTAGTGACTCTAGAAAAAGGAGATTCTTATCTGGTTCCCAAAGATGCTAAGCATACATACAAAATCCTGGAGACTTTCTCCGCAGTAGAAGCAACGGCTCCGCCATCGCAGGTACATGGCAGAGAAGAATAA